From Sinorhizobium fredii:
CGTACTTCCCTCCCTCAGGCACGGCCACACGGTCGAAATTAGAGGCGAGCCGATGGAGTGCGTCACGCATCTGCACGCCCTGCATGGCAGGGCCGTGACCGGTGACCACCCTGTCGGGCTCAAGCGATGCGAGCAGTTCGACCGAGCTGCGGGCATTGTCCCAATGCGTCGTGTAGTACATCGGGGGACCGTGCATTTCCGGCTCCTGCACCGCGACGGCATAGGCGGACTCCTGCCGCGTCGTTATGAAGGCGTCTCCCGCGACGATCGTCCGGTCCGCCTCTCTCCAGAACGACACGTGACCAGGGGTGTGACCGGGCGTGTGAAGCCAGCGCCAGCCCGGCATATTCGGGACGCTGCCATCATCCGGTAGATTTTGTAGCCAACGGCTCACATCGACGGGGCCGCGCGGATAGAGCGGGGACAGCATCGACATCAGGCCGCCGCCAACGGAGGGGTCTGGCGGAGGATAGGCGGCGCTGCCGTCGAGATAGGGTCGCTCGAGCCCGTGCGCATAAACGGGAGCCTCCCATTGATCGGAAATCTCTTCGAGAGCGCCGACGTGGTCGAAGTGACCATGCGTCATCACAATTGCGGCCGGCCGTGATTTTGCACCGAAACGTTCCTCGGCGGCCCGGGTAATGAGGCCGGTCGTCCCCATCACGCCGGCGTCGATCAGAACCCACTTGCGATCGCCGGCACCCGGGCTTCCGAAGAACACGACATTGACAATGCCAAGGCGCCGGTAAGCGACGTCGGAGCACAGCTCCAAGGTGCCGTCGTCATTTGCCGTGTTGCTCGGCGGGTTCTCGGCGCGACTATGTGGATCGAGCGGTACTTGCTGGGCCATTTTCCCTGCCTCCTTCCGCTGGATAGAGAGGTGTCGAACCATCGCCGATGGGATTGGTTCCGAAGGGTCGGGTCACTCGCCGCATTTCGATCCTGACAGCCGAGGAGCAACGCACTGTCCAGCTCTTCTCGGCCACAAAAACGGAAGTCGGCCCCAAAAAGGCCTGCCACAGTGGGCCGGCCAATCCGCTCTAGGAGTAGAGAGCGGGGGAACAACATTCGAGGCCGCGTTGCCGAGCCCGCGTGGTCTCAGTCTAACGATCATTCCGCCGCGCGTGTCGGAGCAGCGTGGCGTAACGGCACTACTCATGCGCTACAGCTTGCTCGGGGCAGGCCGGTCTGTTGGCCATTGCCAAAGCGAGACCGTCTAGATCAGGACCACGCCCGCCGCGAACATCGGGTTGGTCCTCATTCGACCCCGCCTTCCTACCAGTTTCACTAAAGCGTCCGATTTCATTCGCTGCCGGCTTTGTCCACTCGAACGGTTGGACAACCCGACATCCATAGAGAACCGGCTGGCAAGCACCGGGTTCCAAGTGAGACACTATGCGCGCCTGAGTGTCCGCTTCAATCCTCGCGGACTACACCTTGGTAGAGGGCTATGGGGCACGCCTTCCTGCTGGAAATAATGTGTAGGCACCTCCGTCTGTTCCAAGGGGATACATTTATGAGTTAATCGAGAACAGAGCGAGAATTCTGGTTTTCCTCTGGCACCTCGAAGCGCCACCAAGCTTGCAACCAGCTCTGGACCAGGCGGCTGTTAATTATTCAGTGCCCTCATGGTCGTCGGCGGTCCGCGCTTTGCCGAGCATAGCGCGACGCAATGTTTCCGCATGCTCGCGACCTTCATCGGCCCGCCGGCTGTTGACTGCGGCAGCGGCGTCTCGACCGCTGCGCCGCGCGTCTTCGGCCATTTTTTCACTGAGCGTCACCCTTTCCTCGATGATGCGTAGCGCAACCCGCATCGCCTCGTCGACGGAACCCTCGGACTCGGCCGCCAGCGTGTCGGAGGTGTAGGCATGGCCGACCTGACAACGGAAGCGGAGCGGCGGCCAGCTCTTGACCTGTGAAAGAACGCCGCCGCAGGCGGGGCAGGACATTGGAACGACATCGGCCATCATTGCGATCCTTTCAGCGTCGACCTGCCGGCCAAGGGCGATATCGACCTCGAGCCTGAGGTCGTCCGGCACGGGAACCGGCGGCCCGGCCTCCTCGCTCGTGAGCTTGACAAGGAGTTGAGGCAGATCCGCAAGTGAAGCGCGATAGTCGACGTCGCTCGCCTTCAAGGCTCCGAGCGGCATGTCGGGCGCCGCCGCATCCTGCGGATTCTGCACCACGGTAACGCCGCCGCAGCGCTTCAGATCGGCAAGACCCGCCGCACCGTCGTTCAACATGCCGGTCAGGACCACTCCGACCGCTCGGGTGCCATGAGTCATGCCGACGGATCTGAAGAGGGGATCGACCGCCGGCCGGGCCAGGTTCTCGCGCGGTCCCCGACCAAGTCTGACAACGCCGTCGACGACGAGAAGATGGTGGTCTGCAGGTGCCACATAGACACGACCAGGCTCGACTCGCTCGCCATCGTCAGGCATTGTGACGGGAAGGGCCGTATGCTCGCTGAAGATATCTGCGAGCAGATTGTTTCCGCGCGCACCGACGTGGATGACGATGAACACGGCGGCCGCGAGGTCGGAAGGAAGCCCACCGAGCAATTGCTTCAGGGCGGCAACCGCTCCCACCGACCCTCCAATGGCTATGACATCGCGGCGGCCCATCGCATGCTCCATTTGCCCTACAACGTTCCACGAGCGGATAGGTTCGATGTCGAGTTGATTGCGCGCCCTTCATCCTGGCAGGCAAGGGAAGATTTTCCCAAAACCCCTATTGGGTCCTTTCATCCGCTGCTATAAAAAATAACGCTGGGGCCGCCGTTCGAAGTAGAATGGCCGCCAATTTCGAATCCCGCAGTGGAGGCACGTCGAGCCGAGATCGTGGCTGATCAGGCGATGTTGCCGGGAGGTTAAGCATGGACCAGAAATTGGATCCGCCGATTGTCGGAATTGGGGCTTCTGCAGGAGGCGTCCAGGCACTTCAGACCTTCTTCGATCACATGTCGACCGATACCGGCGCGGCTTTCGTGGTCATCATCCATCTTGATCCGCGTGCCCGCAGTGAGCTCGCCAATATCCTGGCGTCCCGCACCCAGATGCCGGTGACGCAGGTCGACGACACGGCGAAGCTCGAGGACAACCACGTCTACGTCATTGCGCCGAATCGGCGGCTGAAGATTGCCGACGGTACGATTGCCGCGCTTGAGTTCGAAGAGACGCGCGCGGCTCGCGCTCCAATCGACTTTTTCTTTCGATCGCTCGCCGAACACAATGGGACCGGCTTTGCCGTCATTCTCACCGGTGCAGGTGCAGATGGTGCGGTCGGCGTCAAGGCCATCAAGGAGGCCGGCGGCATTGTCCTGGTGCAGGATCCGAACGAGGCTGAATATGCCTCCATGCCCCGCAATGCCATTGCGACCGAAGTGGCCGATTTCGTGCTTCCCGTCACCGAGCTTTCCGAGCGCCTGATCGAGTTGCTCGCCAGCCGCGACGCACTTCCCTCCCACCCGATCCGATCCAGCGACGAAGATCTGCTGGCGCGAATCCTGGCGCATGTGCGCGTTAGGACCGGTCACGATTTCTCGCAATACAAGCGGGCCACGATCTTGCGCCGCATCGGCCGCCGGGCGCAGGTCACCAGGAAAGAAACGCTTGCCGACTATTACGCCTATATGCGCGAGAATCCGGAAGAAGCGCAGGCGCTTTTCAGCGATTTCCTGATTTCGGTTACGACGTTCTTTCGCGACCCGGCGGCGTTTCAATCGCTGGCCGAGAACGCCATCCCGCAACTGTTCGACGGGAAGGAAGCCGGCGACAGCATTCGGGTCTGGGTTCCCGGTTGCGCCACGGGCGAGGAAACCTACACGGTCGGCATTCTTCTGCTCGAGGAAGCGGCGCGCCGCGATCTCGCGGCCGACATCCAGGTCTTCGGCTCCGATCTTGATGTCGGCGCTCTGGCGATCGCCCGCGAAGGGCGCTTTCCCGCGACGATCGAAACCGACCTTAGCGAGGAAAGACTGCGGCGGTTCTTCCAGCGGGAAGGCGATCATTATCGCGTGCGCCGGGAGCTGCGCGACGTCGTGCTGTTTGCCAGCCATAGCCTGCTCAGGGACCCGCCCTTTTCCCATCTCGACATGATCTCCTGCCGCAACCTGTTGATCTATCTCGATCGGCAGCTTCAGCAGCAGGCCTGCCAAACGTTTCATTACGCCCTCAACCCGGGAGGCTTCCTCTTCCTGGGGTCGTCGGAAAGTGCCGACAACCCGAACGGGCTCTTCCGCACGGTCGATCGGGAGGCACGCATCTACAGGTCGGTGCCAGGCGCCGGCGATCGCCGCCCGGTGCTGCCCGTGCTGCTCGGTGCGCACCATGGGGTGGAGCGGACACCGGTGGTCGCACGACCGCCCTTGGCGGCCGGGAGCGTCAGTGACGCAGCCTTGCACCGGCAGATGCTCGAAAAAATCGCCCCGCCAAGCATGGTCGTGGATGAAAGCCATCGGGCGGTCCATCTCTCCGAGAACGCCGGCCGCTTTCTGCAGCCATCCGGCGGACCGGTCAGCACCGATGCCACGGACCTCGTGCGCGAGGAATTTCGCTTCGACCTCCGGGCGGCGCTGCACCGTGCCTTCGAGCGCAACGAAGCGACGCTCAGCATGCCGATCCTCGCTCACCTCGATGGACACCCTCATCGCGTCTATCTCCAGGTAAAGCCGGTCCTTCAAGGAACCGACCCGACGCGCCATGCCCTGGTGTTGTTCATCGAAGGCGATGTGCTGGACCCTTCCGAAGACGCCGTCGAGTCGTCGAACGGTCGCGTGCCGACCAATCTGGCGGTCCGGCAATTGCAGGAGGAACTGCAGCTCGCCCAGAACCGGCTTCGGGCGACCAGAGAGGAATCGGAAGCGGCCAACGAGGAACTGCGCGCCGCAAACGAAGAGCTCCAGTCGATGAACGAGGAGTATCGGTCGACGGCGGAAGAGCTCGAGACGAGCAAGGAGGAACTGCAGTCGATCAACGAAGAGCTGCAGACTGTCAACAACGAGCTCAAGCTGAAGCTGGAAAGCGTGTCCCGTGCGCACAGTGATTTGCAGAATTTGATGGCCGCGACCGATGTCGCGACACTTTTCCTCAACCCGTCGCTCCGCATCAAGCGCTTCACGCCGCGCCTGATGGAGATTTTCAACGTCACCCAGAATGACGAAGGACGGCCGATCACCGACTTTACGCATCATCTCGAATACGAGAACCTGGCGGAAGATGCGCGCTCCATATTGGAGGACCTCGCTCCTGTCGAACGGGAAGTCAAGAGCCGCAACGACGGTTGGTATCTCGTGCGGATGCGTCCCTATCGCACCATCGACGACAAGATCGATGGAGTGGTGGCGACATTTGTCGACGTGACCCAGCGCCGCAAGGCCGAAGAGATGGCGCGAGAAAGCAAGCAGCGCCTCGAGCAGGAAATGCGGCTGGTCGAGCTCTCACGCTCGCCGATCTTC
This genomic window contains:
- a CDS encoding MBL fold metallo-hydrolase, coding for MAQQVPLDPHSRAENPPSNTANDDGTLELCSDVAYRRLGIVNVVFFGSPGAGDRKWVLIDAGVMGTTGLITRAAEERFGAKSRPAAIVMTHGHFDHVGALEEISDQWEAPVYAHGLERPYLDGSAAYPPPDPSVGGGLMSMLSPLYPRGPVDVSRWLQNLPDDGSVPNMPGWRWLHTPGHTPGHVSFWREADRTIVAGDAFITTRQESAYAVAVQEPEMHGPPMYYTTHWDNARSSVELLASLEPDRVVTGHGPAMQGVQMRDALHRLASNFDRVAVPEGGKYAERPAAERTGGEYRQP
- a CDS encoding chemotaxis protein CheB, which encodes MGRRDVIAIGGSVGAVAALKQLLGGLPSDLAAAVFIVIHVGARGNNLLADIFSEHTALPVTMPDDGERVEPGRVYVAPADHHLLVVDGVVRLGRGPRENLARPAVDPLFRSVGMTHGTRAVGVVLTGMLNDGAAGLADLKRCGGVTVVQNPQDAAAPDMPLGALKASDVDYRASLADLPQLLVKLTSEEAGPPVPVPDDLRLEVDIALGRQVDAERIAMMADVVPMSCPACGGVLSQVKSWPPLRFRCQVGHAYTSDTLAAESEGSVDEAMRVALRIIEERVTLSEKMAEDARRSGRDAAAAVNSRRADEGREHAETLRRAMLGKARTADDHEGTE
- a CDS encoding chemotaxis protein CheB; translation: MDQKLDPPIVGIGASAGGVQALQTFFDHMSTDTGAAFVVIIHLDPRARSELANILASRTQMPVTQVDDTAKLEDNHVYVIAPNRRLKIADGTIAALEFEETRAARAPIDFFFRSLAEHNGTGFAVILTGAGADGAVGVKAIKEAGGIVLVQDPNEAEYASMPRNAIATEVADFVLPVTELSERLIELLASRDALPSHPIRSSDEDLLARILAHVRVRTGHDFSQYKRATILRRIGRRAQVTRKETLADYYAYMRENPEEAQALFSDFLISVTTFFRDPAAFQSLAENAIPQLFDGKEAGDSIRVWVPGCATGEETYTVGILLLEEAARRDLAADIQVFGSDLDVGALAIAREGRFPATIETDLSEERLRRFFQREGDHYRVRRELRDVVLFASHSLLRDPPFSHLDMISCRNLLIYLDRQLQQQACQTFHYALNPGGFLFLGSSESADNPNGLFRTVDREARIYRSVPGAGDRRPVLPVLLGAHHGVERTPVVARPPLAAGSVSDAALHRQMLEKIAPPSMVVDESHRAVHLSENAGRFLQPSGGPVSTDATDLVREEFRFDLRAALHRAFERNEATLSMPILAHLDGHPHRVYLQVKPVLQGTDPTRHALVLFIEGDVLDPSEDAVESSNGRVPTNLAVRQLQEELQLAQNRLRATREESEAANEELRAANEELQSMNEEYRSTAEELETSKEELQSINEELQTVNNELKLKLESVSRAHSDLQNLMAATDVATLFLNPSLRIKRFTPRLMEIFNVTQNDEGRPITDFTHHLEYENLAEDARSILEDLAPVEREVKSRNDGWYLVRMRPYRTIDDKIDGVVATFVDVTQRRKAEEMARESKQRLEQEMRLVELSRSPIFVWDFDDGIKQWNRGSEELYGYSREEVVGKQKEELLKTVVPGSSFNVLRQALLEKGHWSGELNHTTKDGQVLTVESQIELLPLGDRRLVLESTRDVTDRKRWERRRQLLLNELSHRVKNTLAVVQSVARQTLRTTHSSEDFVERFEGRLDALASAHKLLVDSEWRGAELGALALSQLEAYAGTDGRRLQIEGEPVMLTPDIATPFGLVLHELATNAAKYGALTTADGQVSLRWKVGNNDRRLVVTWEERGGPPVESPAEQGFGGVLIEKSLPGATVHRDFRPDGVVCTIEIKLPESPQNGAES